A window of Streptomyces armeniacus contains these coding sequences:
- a CDS encoding carbohydrate kinase family protein gives MRIAVTGSIATDHLMTFPGRFADQLVAEQLHTVSLSFLVDALDVRRGGVAANICFGMGQLGAKPILVGAAGEDFDEYRAWLDRHGVDTGSVRISETLHTARFVCTTDSDHNQIGSFYTGAMSEARLIELQSVAERVGGLDLVCIGADDPEAMIRHTEECRTRGIPFAADFSQQIARMDGEDIRVLLDGATYLFSNEYEKGLVESKTGWSGDEILDRVDTRVTTLGAQGVRIERKGEEPILVACPEEERKAEPTGVGDAFRAGFLTGLSWGVSLERAAQLGCMLATLVIETVGTQEYELRRGHFMERFTKAYGDDAASEVQAHLA, from the coding sequence GTGCGTATCGCAGTCACCGGCTCAATCGCCACCGATCACCTGATGACCTTCCCCGGCCGTTTCGCCGACCAGCTGGTCGCCGAACAGCTGCACACGGTCTCCCTCTCGTTCCTCGTGGACGCCCTCGACGTCCGCCGCGGCGGCGTCGCCGCCAACATCTGCTTCGGCATGGGCCAGCTCGGCGCCAAGCCGATCCTGGTCGGCGCGGCCGGCGAGGACTTCGACGAGTACCGCGCCTGGCTCGACCGGCACGGGGTGGACACCGGATCGGTCCGCATCTCCGAGACGCTGCACACCGCGCGTTTCGTCTGCACCACCGACTCCGACCACAATCAGATCGGCTCCTTCTACACCGGCGCCATGAGCGAGGCCCGGCTGATCGAGCTCCAGTCGGTCGCCGAGCGCGTCGGCGGCCTCGACCTGGTCTGCATCGGCGCGGACGACCCCGAGGCCATGATCCGGCACACCGAGGAGTGCCGGACCCGCGGCATCCCCTTCGCGGCGGACTTCTCCCAGCAGATCGCGCGCATGGACGGCGAGGACATCCGCGTCCTGCTGGACGGCGCGACGTACCTCTTCTCGAACGAGTACGAGAAGGGCCTCGTCGAGTCCAAGACCGGCTGGTCCGGCGACGAGATCCTGGACCGCGTCGACACCCGCGTCACCACCCTCGGCGCCCAGGGCGTACGGATCGAGCGCAAGGGCGAGGAGCCGATCCTCGTCGCCTGCCCGGAAGAGGAGCGCAAAGCGGAACCGACCGGCGTCGGCGACGCGTTCCGCGCGGGCTTCCTCACCGGCCTCTCGTGGGGCGTCAGCCTGGAGCGTGCCGCGCAGCTCGGCTGCATGCTGGCCACGCTCGTGATCGAGACGGTGGGCACCCAGGAGTACGAGCTGCGCCGCGGCCACTTCATGGAGCGCTTCACCAAGGCGTACGGCGACGACGCCGCGTCCGAGGTCCAGGCCCACCTGGCCTGA
- a CDS encoding GNAT family N-acetyltransferase, with protein sequence MLLRPLRDTAEDAETVRQIVTAARRPHEPFTPYAAALPGPYEPADAYATYEPPEAFEPPDPFEPPEPPEPADRRREIARHLVRTDPRGGSWLAQAPDGRPVGVAQSAKREGTWALAVLAVVPEARGEGVGKALLSRAAEYGRGCLRGVLCCPQQPAAARVCRRAGFELHPAMRLRGKVDAARLDAPDGAVVRGTAAQRDLLDSVDRRLRGGAHRADHDLLLRHHDLFVTDDLAGSGYCYLGRDGTVELLAATSRRLATRLLTAALLSVPDGTEVRVPYLTAEQQWAVDVGLAAGLELATAGYVGLRGLRPPSPYVPSRTFA encoded by the coding sequence ATGCTGCTGCGACCTCTGCGGGACACCGCTGAAGACGCCGAGACCGTACGGCAGATCGTGACCGCCGCCCGGCGGCCGCACGAGCCGTTCACGCCGTACGCCGCCGCGCTGCCCGGACCGTACGAGCCGGCGGACGCGTACGCGACGTACGAGCCGCCCGAGGCGTTCGAGCCCCCGGACCCCTTCGAGCCGCCCGAGCCGCCCGAACCGGCCGACCGGCGGCGGGAGATCGCCCGCCACCTCGTCCGTACGGACCCGCGCGGCGGCAGCTGGCTCGCGCAGGCGCCGGACGGCCGCCCGGTCGGCGTCGCGCAGTCCGCGAAACGCGAGGGCACCTGGGCGCTCGCCGTACTGGCCGTGGTGCCCGAGGCGCGCGGCGAGGGCGTCGGGAAGGCGCTGCTGAGCCGGGCGGCGGAGTACGGGCGCGGCTGCCTGCGCGGCGTCCTGTGCTGCCCGCAGCAGCCGGCGGCCGCACGCGTCTGCCGCCGCGCCGGCTTCGAGCTGCACCCGGCGATGCGGCTGCGCGGCAAGGTGGACGCCGCGCGCCTCGACGCGCCGGACGGCGCGGTCGTACGGGGCACAGCCGCGCAGCGCGACCTGCTCGACTCCGTCGACCGCCGGCTGCGCGGCGGCGCGCACCGCGCCGACCACGACCTGCTGCTGCGGCACCACGACCTGTTCGTCACCGACGACCTGGCCGGCAGCGGCTACTGCTACCTCGGCAGAGACGGCACCGTCGAGCTGCTCGCCGCCACCTCGCGCCGCCTCGCCACCCGGCTGCTCACGGCGGCGCTGCTCAGCGTCCCGGACGGCACCGAGGTGCGCGTGCCGTATCTGACCGCCGAGCAGCAGTGGGCCGTCGACGTGGGGCTCGCGGCGGGGCTGGAGCTGGCCACGGCGGGGTACGTGGGGCTGCGCGGGCTGCGGCCGCCGTCGCCGTACGTGCCGTCGCGCACCTTCGCCTGA
- a CDS encoding class I SAM-dependent methyltransferase, giving the protein MRHELVARQLDEQLAALLETRAGGAGAGTGAGSGDGSGSGAADEPARLRVLDAGFGRGTQALRLARAGHRVTGLEQDPALRALAAESLEAEPEDVRERVRIVAGAGQDTGAHFLPGAFDVVLCHGVLLEARDPASTLAGLARVLAPGGLLSLLIRNDAALAMHPGRTGDWEAALAAFDFPERAFRLEALKSLLDGIGTPLRQWYGVRVFGTETGAPADDERMLAAEERAGRTDPYRAVAAMLHLCAVRG; this is encoded by the coding sequence ATCCGGCACGAGCTGGTCGCCCGGCAGCTCGACGAACAGCTCGCGGCGCTCCTCGAGACCCGTGCGGGCGGCGCCGGTGCGGGTACCGGCGCCGGCTCGGGCGACGGCTCCGGGAGCGGTGCGGCGGACGAGCCGGCGCGCCTCCGCGTGCTCGACGCCGGCTTCGGCCGCGGCACCCAGGCGCTGCGGCTGGCGCGGGCCGGCCACCGGGTGACCGGCCTTGAGCAGGACCCGGCGCTGCGCGCGCTCGCGGCCGAGTCGCTGGAAGCCGAGCCCGAGGACGTGCGCGAACGCGTCCGCATCGTGGCAGGCGCCGGCCAGGACACCGGCGCGCACTTCCTGCCCGGCGCGTTCGACGTCGTGCTCTGCCACGGTGTGCTGCTCGAGGCCCGCGACCCCGCCAGCACCCTCGCCGGGCTCGCCCGGGTGCTCGCCCCCGGCGGCCTGCTGTCGCTGCTCATACGGAACGACGCCGCGCTCGCCATGCACCCCGGCCGTACGGGCGACTGGGAGGCGGCGCTCGCGGCGTTCGACTTCCCGGAGCGCGCCTTCCGGCTGGAGGCCCTGAAGTCGCTGCTGGACGGGATCGGCACGCCGCTGCGGCAGTGGTACGGCGTACGGGTCTTCGGCACCGAGACCGGCGCCCCCGCGGACGACGAGCGGATGCTCGCGGCGGAGGAGCGGGCGGGCCGCACCGACCCGTACCGGGCGGTGGCGGCAATGCTGCACCTGTGCGCCGTACGCGGCTGA
- a CDS encoding bifunctional adenosylcobinamide kinase/adenosylcobinamide-phosphate guanylyltransferase, with translation MELTLLGTGAPAGLPRPDCPCAACAAAVGREARAATAVLVDGALLLDLTPGPAFAAARAGHSLHGVRHVLLSHPHDGPAMEFPAGLPAPVRVPDGQELALISGHRLWAVPLDSPGTGYEVTGPDGDRLLYLPPGAAPAGLEPAPATGTSATGTSAAAPGPSGHTEPRGHIPPSEPYDLVLLDVLGRPDALARLRAYGAVGPATDIVAVHLGHDVPPGDETHRRLAAAGARAEPDGTTLVVGAYRDTPPLPRRTLVLGGARSGKSVEAERRLAAFPGVEYVATGGARDGDPEWADRVALHRERRPASWRTTETCDLVPLLAERDAPPLLVDCLALWLTDAMDSVGAWDDARWANGGARALAARVTELTGALRATDRTVVAVSNEVGSGVVPGTPAGRRFRDELGRLNAAVAGECEQVLLVVAGTVQRLRG, from the coding sequence GTGGAACTCACTCTGCTTGGCACCGGGGCACCGGCGGGACTGCCCCGTCCCGACTGCCCGTGTGCGGCCTGCGCGGCCGCCGTGGGCCGCGAGGCGCGCGCGGCGACGGCGGTGCTCGTGGACGGTGCGCTGCTGCTGGACCTCACGCCCGGACCCGCGTTCGCGGCGGCGCGCGCGGGGCACTCGCTGCACGGCGTACGGCACGTACTGCTCTCGCATCCGCACGACGGCCCGGCCATGGAGTTCCCGGCGGGGCTCCCCGCGCCCGTACGGGTGCCGGACGGGCAGGAGCTGGCGCTGATCAGCGGGCACCGGCTGTGGGCGGTGCCGCTGGACAGCCCCGGCACCGGGTACGAGGTGACCGGCCCGGACGGCGACCGGCTGCTCTACCTCCCGCCGGGGGCCGCACCCGCCGGCCTGGAGCCCGCGCCCGCGACGGGGACGTCCGCGACGGGAACGTCCGCCGCGGCACCCGGACCGAGCGGCCACACCGAGCCGCGCGGGCACATCCCGCCGAGCGAGCCGTACGACCTGGTCCTCCTCGACGTGCTCGGGCGCCCCGACGCGCTGGCGCGGCTGCGCGCGTACGGCGCGGTGGGTCCGGCGACCGACATCGTGGCGGTGCACCTCGGCCACGACGTGCCGCCGGGCGACGAGACGCACCGGCGCCTCGCGGCGGCGGGCGCGCGCGCCGAGCCGGACGGTACGACGCTCGTGGTGGGCGCGTACCGGGACACACCGCCCCTGCCGCGCCGCACGCTGGTCCTCGGGGGCGCGCGTTCCGGCAAGTCGGTGGAGGCGGAACGGCGGCTGGCGGCGTTCCCCGGCGTCGAGTACGTCGCGACGGGCGGCGCGCGCGACGGCGACCCCGAGTGGGCGGACCGCGTCGCGCTGCACCGCGAACGGCGCCCGGCGTCCTGGCGTACGACGGAGACCTGCGACCTGGTCCCGCTGCTCGCCGAACGCGACGCGCCGCCACTGCTCGTCGACTGCCTCGCGCTGTGGCTCACGGACGCGATGGACTCCGTCGGCGCCTGGGACGACGCACGGTGGGCGAACGGCGGCGCCCGCGCACTCGCCGCACGCGTCACGGAGCTGACGGGGGCGCTGCGCGCGACGGACCGTACGGTCGTGGCCGTCAGCAACGAGGTCGGCTCGGGCGTCGTCCCCGGTACGCCCGCGGGCCGCCGCTTCCGCGACGAACTGGGGCGCCTGAACGCGGCGGTGGCGGGGGAGTGCGAACAGGTGCTGCTGGTGGTCGCCGGAACGGTGCAGCGGCTCCGCGGCTAG
- a CDS encoding PspA/IM30 family protein, whose product MKRMGMIFRAKANKALDRAEDPRETLDYSYQKQLELLQKVRRGVADVATSRKRLELQLNQLQGQSSKLEDQGKKALALGREDLAREALTRRAALQQQVTDLETQHQTLQGEEEKLTLAAQRLQAKVDAFRTKKETIKATYTAAQAQTRIGEAFTGISEEMGDVGMAIQRAEDKTQQLQARSGAIDELLASGALEDPSGTAHDDISAELDRLSGGTDVELELQRMKAELAGPGESKPAIEGGNAQGSAQQSQETPKFDKQ is encoded by the coding sequence ATGAAGCGTATGGGAATGATTTTCCGCGCGAAGGCCAACAAGGCCCTGGACCGGGCTGAGGATCCGCGCGAAACGCTGGACTACTCGTACCAGAAGCAGCTTGAGCTGCTGCAGAAGGTGCGCCGGGGTGTCGCCGACGTGGCGACGTCGCGGAAGCGGCTGGAGCTCCAGCTGAACCAGTTGCAGGGCCAGTCCTCGAAGCTCGAGGACCAGGGCAAGAAGGCTCTGGCGCTCGGCCGCGAGGATCTCGCGCGTGAGGCGCTGACCCGTCGCGCGGCCCTCCAGCAGCAGGTCACGGACCTGGAGACGCAGCACCAGACGCTGCAGGGCGAGGAGGAGAAGCTCACCCTGGCGGCGCAGCGGCTCCAGGCCAAGGTCGACGCCTTCCGCACCAAGAAGGAGACCATCAAGGCCACCTACACGGCGGCGCAGGCGCAGACCCGGATCGGCGAGGCCTTCACCGGCATCTCCGAGGAGATGGGCGACGTCGGGATGGCCATTCAGCGGGCCGAGGACAAGACACAGCAGCTGCAGGCGCGCTCCGGCGCCATCGACGAGCTGCTGGCCTCGGGAGCGCTGGAGGACCCGTCCGGCACGGCGCACGACGACATCTCCGCCGAGCTGGACCGGCTGTCCGGTGGTACGGATGTGGAGCTGGAGCTGCAGCGCATGAAGGCCGAGCTGGCGGGCCCGGGCGAGAGCAAGCCCGCCATCGAGGGCGGCAACGCACAGGGCAGCGCCCAGCAGTCGCAGGAAACGCCGAAGTTCGACAAGCAGTGA
- a CDS encoding HesB/IscA family protein, producing MSVSDETAVSEGIILSDTATAKVKSLLEQEGRDDLALRVAVQPGGCSGLRYQLFFDERSLDGDVVKDFDGVKVVTDRMSAPYLGGASIDFVDTIEKQGFTIDNPNATGSCACGDSFS from the coding sequence ATGTCCGTATCGGACGAGACCGCTGTGAGTGAGGGCATCATCCTGTCCGACACCGCTACGGCGAAGGTCAAGAGCCTGCTCGAGCAGGAGGGCCGTGACGATCTGGCGCTGCGCGTGGCTGTTCAGCCGGGTGGCTGTTCCGGGCTGCGGTACCAGCTGTTCTTCGACGAGCGGTCCCTCGACGGCGACGTCGTGAAGGACTTCGACGGCGTGAAGGTCGTGACCGACCGGATGAGCGCCCCGTACCTCGGCGGCGCCTCCATCGACTTCGTCGACACCATCGAGAAGCAGGGCTTCACGATCGACAACCCGAACGCGACGGGCTCCTGCGCCTGCGGAGACTCGTTCAGCTGA
- a CDS encoding nicotinate-nucleotide--dimethylbenzimidazole phosphoribosyltransferase: MRDGSLNLDDFEDLIERPDSGLRRDAEDRRARTALPVKALGRLDELGGWLAAAQSSVPVRPVVSPRLVLFAGDHGVAELGVSGRAAGTARQLVQGVLDGESPGVILARRLGVEVRVVDMSVDCAEDELPPDVTRHRVRRSSGRLDFEDTLTAEEAEQAFRAGMAVADEEADAGTDLVVLGDLSVGGTTAAGTLIATLCGTDASVVTGRGGAGIDDLAWMRKCAAIRDGLRRARPVQGDQLELLATVGGADLTAMTGFLLQCAARRTPVILDGVVSGACALVAQRVAFRAPDWWLAGQANDEPALGKALDRMALEPLTEHGVSVGGGVGALLALPLVQAAAQLAAELPELPEQQDDAEDGDGDGDGPSGGAGAASALDAT; this comes from the coding sequence ATGCGTGACGGCAGCCTGAATCTGGATGACTTCGAAGACCTCATCGAGCGCCCCGACAGCGGCCTCCGCCGGGACGCCGAGGACCGGCGAGCCCGTACCGCGCTGCCGGTCAAGGCGCTCGGACGGCTCGACGAGCTCGGCGGGTGGCTCGCCGCCGCCCAGTCGTCGGTGCCGGTGCGGCCCGTCGTCAGCCCCCGTCTGGTTCTCTTCGCCGGGGACCACGGCGTGGCCGAACTGGGCGTCTCCGGCCGCGCGGCCGGTACGGCGCGGCAGCTCGTGCAGGGCGTGCTCGACGGCGAGAGCCCCGGCGTGATCCTCGCCCGCCGGCTCGGCGTTGAGGTCCGCGTGGTCGACATGTCGGTCGACTGCGCGGAGGACGAGCTTCCGCCGGACGTCACGCGGCACCGCGTGCGCCGCTCCTCCGGGCGGCTGGACTTCGAGGACACGCTCACCGCGGAGGAGGCGGAGCAGGCGTTCCGCGCGGGGATGGCCGTCGCCGACGAGGAGGCGGACGCGGGCACCGACCTGGTGGTGCTCGGCGACCTGTCGGTCGGCGGTACGACGGCGGCGGGCACCCTGATCGCCACCCTCTGCGGTACGGACGCCTCCGTGGTGACCGGCCGGGGCGGCGCGGGCATCGACGACCTGGCCTGGATGCGCAAGTGCGCGGCCATCCGGGACGGCCTGCGGCGTGCCCGGCCCGTACAGGGCGACCAGTTGGAGCTGCTCGCGACCGTGGGCGGGGCGGACCTCACCGCGATGACCGGGTTCCTGCTGCAGTGCGCCGCGCGCCGTACGCCCGTGATCCTGGACGGCGTGGTCTCCGGGGCGTGCGCGCTCGTCGCGCAGCGGGTGGCGTTCCGTGCGCCCGACTGGTGGCTGGCCGGGCAGGCGAACGACGAACCGGCCCTCGGCAAGGCCCTCGACCGGATGGCGCTCGAGCCGCTGACCGAGCACGGCGTCTCGGTCGGCGGCGGCGTGGGCGCGCTGCTCGCGCTCCCGCTGGTGCAGGCGGCGGCGCAGCTCGCGGCGGAGCTCCCGGAGCTTCCGGAGCAGCAGGACGACGCGGAGGACGGCGACGGGGACGGCGACGGGCCGTCCGGTGGCGCGGGCGCCGCCTCGGCACTCGACGCGACCTGA
- the nadA gene encoding quinolinate synthase NadA: MSTAQPLDVQPTPLALLLLGREADPKSERGVECPGDLPAPSDPDLVERARAAKAKLGDKVFVLGHHYQRDEVIEFADVTGDSFKLARDAAARPEAEYIVFCGVHFMAESADILTSAGQQVVLPDLAAGCSMADMASAEQVAECWDVLTEAGIADVTVPVSYMNSSADIKAFTGRHGGTICTSSNARRALEWAFGDGDGDGGGAGGRKVLFLPDQHLGRNTAVRDLGMSLDDCVVYNPHKPGGGLTPQQLRDARMILWRGHCSVHGRFSLDSVNDVRERMPGVNVLVHPECKHEVVSAADYVGSTEYIIRTLDAAPAGSKWAIGTELNLVRRLANRYAAEGKEIAFLDKTVCFCSTMNRIDLPHLVWALESLADGTVVNRIQVDEETEKFAKLALERMLALP; this comes from the coding sequence GTGTCCACCGCCCAACCCCTGGACGTACAGCCGACACCCCTCGCCCTGCTCCTGCTCGGCCGCGAGGCGGACCCGAAGAGCGAACGCGGCGTCGAGTGTCCCGGCGACCTGCCCGCCCCGTCCGACCCGGACCTGGTGGAGCGCGCCCGTGCGGCCAAGGCGAAGCTCGGGGACAAGGTCTTCGTGCTCGGCCACCACTACCAGCGCGACGAGGTCATCGAGTTCGCGGACGTCACCGGCGACTCGTTCAAGCTGGCCCGGGACGCCGCCGCACGTCCCGAGGCCGAGTACATCGTGTTCTGCGGCGTGCACTTCATGGCCGAGTCGGCCGACATCCTCACCTCCGCCGGGCAGCAGGTCGTGCTGCCGGACCTGGCGGCGGGCTGCTCGATGGCCGACATGGCCAGCGCCGAGCAGGTCGCCGAGTGCTGGGACGTGCTGACCGAGGCCGGGATAGCCGACGTCACCGTGCCCGTCTCGTACATGAACTCCTCCGCCGACATCAAGGCCTTCACCGGCCGGCACGGCGGCACCATATGCACCTCGTCCAACGCGCGGCGCGCGCTGGAGTGGGCCTTCGGTGACGGGGACGGGGACGGCGGCGGTGCCGGCGGGCGGAAGGTGCTGTTCCTGCCGGACCAGCACCTCGGCCGCAACACCGCCGTACGGGACCTGGGCATGTCCCTGGACGACTGCGTCGTCTACAACCCGCACAAGCCCGGCGGCGGTCTCACCCCGCAGCAGCTGCGGGACGCCCGGATGATCCTGTGGCGCGGCCACTGCTCGGTGCACGGCCGGTTCTCGCTGGACTCGGTGAACGACGTACGCGAGCGGATGCCCGGCGTGAACGTCCTCGTGCACCCCGAGTGCAAGCACGAGGTGGTGTCGGCGGCGGACTACGTCGGCTCGACGGAGTACATCATCCGCACCCTGGATGCGGCCCCCGCCGGGTCGAAGTGGGCGATCGGCACCGAGCTCAACCTCGTACGGCGGCTGGCGAACCGTTACGCCGCCGAGGGCAAGGAGATCGCCTTCCTCGACAAGACGGTCTGCTTCTGCTCGACCATGAACCGGATCGATCTGCCGCACCTGGTCTGGGCGTTGGAGTCGCTGGCCGACGGCACCGTGGTGAACCGCATCCAGGTCGACGAGGAGACCGAGAAGTTCGCGAAGCTCGCGCTGGAGCGGATGCTGGCGCTGCCGTAG
- a CDS encoding DUF3043 domain-containing protein — MFRSRSKDGQASTTQVDDAEPQPRDPQAPKGRPTPKRSEAQNQRRSLAKAPASRRDAAKRTREARRTAMARQREALASGDERYLPARDKGPVRRFTRDFVDAKWSVAEFFLPIAVVILALSLVPSLQVKNISLLLWLGVIVMIVLDSISTSVRLKKALRERFPDESRKGAVAYALMRTLQMRRMRLPKPQVARGELP; from the coding sequence GTGTTCCGAAGCCGTTCGAAGGACGGGCAGGCCTCGACCACCCAGGTGGACGATGCCGAGCCCCAGCCCCGTGACCCCCAGGCCCCGAAGGGCCGCCCGACGCCGAAGCGCAGCGAGGCGCAGAATCAGCGCCGCAGCCTCGCCAAGGCCCCGGCCAGCCGCAGGGACGCGGCCAAACGCACGCGGGAGGCCCGGCGTACCGCCATGGCCCGCCAGCGCGAGGCGCTGGCCAGCGGCGACGAGCGCTATCTGCCTGCCCGCGACAAGGGGCCTGTGCGGCGCTTCACCCGCGACTTCGTGGACGCGAAGTGGTCCGTCGCCGAGTTCTTCCTGCCCATCGCGGTGGTGATCCTGGCGCTCAGCCTCGTGCCGTCGCTGCAGGTCAAGAACATCTCGCTGCTGCTGTGGCTCGGCGTGATCGTGATGATCGTGCTCGACTCGATCAGCACCTCGGTGCGGCTCAAGAAGGCACTGCGCGAACGCTTCCCCGACGAGAGCAGGAAGGGCGCGGTGGCGTACGCGCTCATGCGGACCCTTCAGATGCGCCGCATGCGCCTGCCCAAGCCGCAGGTCGCCCGCGGCGAACTGCCCTGA
- a CDS encoding sensor histidine kinase — MTTLSGAARVSEVRGWLQAHPYVADALLALGTFVAVLIGAATQPHSADGRPHFGEREVHAQTLLLAALSCSTLVMRRRMPLPVLCCTTFFTVLGLVMDLNTGAPSDQRAVLSIATVVALYTVCARTDRSTSWRVGAATVLVITGAAMLFGARPWFAQENLGILGWSGLAAAVGDAVRSRRAFVDAIQERAERAERTREEEARRRVAEERMRIARELHDVVAHHIALVNVQAGVASHVLDKRPDQAKQALAHVREASRHALDELQSTVGLLRQSGDPAAPTEPAPGLGVLDELVEGFVRAGLTVELDLPAQTSPLPSAVDLTAYRVVQEALTNVQKHVGTGAHAWVRIARDRTSLEVTVFDDGGGQAQQAAVTGSGLGLRGMRERAAALHGSCEAGPLEDGGFRVHVRLPLQAAAEEGKSA; from the coding sequence GTGACGACCCTTTCCGGCGCGGCCCGCGTCTCCGAGGTACGCGGCTGGCTGCAGGCCCACCCGTACGTCGCGGACGCGCTCCTCGCGCTCGGCACCTTCGTGGCGGTGCTGATCGGTGCCGCGACCCAGCCGCACAGCGCGGACGGGCGGCCGCACTTCGGCGAGCGCGAGGTGCACGCGCAGACGCTGCTGCTCGCCGCCCTCAGCTGCAGCACTCTCGTGATGCGGCGCCGGATGCCGCTGCCGGTGCTGTGCTGCACGACGTTCTTCACGGTCCTCGGGCTGGTGATGGACCTGAACACGGGCGCCCCCTCGGACCAGCGGGCCGTGCTGTCGATCGCCACGGTCGTCGCGCTCTACACGGTGTGCGCCCGCACCGACCGTTCGACGTCCTGGCGGGTGGGCGCGGCGACGGTGCTGGTCATCACGGGCGCCGCGATGCTGTTCGGGGCGCGGCCGTGGTTCGCGCAGGAGAACCTCGGCATCCTCGGCTGGAGCGGTCTGGCAGCCGCCGTGGGCGACGCCGTACGCAGCCGCCGCGCGTTCGTCGACGCCATCCAGGAGCGGGCGGAGCGCGCCGAGCGCACCCGCGAGGAGGAGGCGCGGCGCCGGGTCGCGGAGGAGCGGATGCGGATCGCCCGCGAGCTGCACGACGTCGTCGCGCACCACATCGCGCTGGTCAACGTCCAGGCCGGCGTGGCCTCGCACGTGCTCGACAAGCGCCCCGACCAGGCCAAGCAGGCGCTCGCGCACGTACGGGAGGCCAGCCGGCACGCCCTGGACGAGCTGCAGTCGACGGTCGGGCTGCTCCGCCAGTCCGGCGACCCCGCCGCACCGACCGAGCCCGCGCCGGGGCTCGGGGTGCTGGACGAGCTGGTGGAGGGCTTCGTACGGGCCGGGCTCACCGTCGAACTGGATCTCCCGGCGCAGACCTCGCCGCTGCCGTCCGCAGTGGACCTGACCGCGTACCGGGTGGTCCAGGAGGCGCTGACCAACGTGCAGAAGCACGTCGGCACCGGAGCGCACGCGTGGGTGCGCATCGCGCGGGACCGCACGAGCCTGGAGGTCACCGTGTTCGACGACGGCGGCGGGCAGGCCCAGCAGGCCGCCGTGACCGGCAGCGGCCTCGGGCTGCGGGGGATGCGGGAGCGCGCGGCCGCGCTGCACGGCAGTTGCGAGGCGGGGCCGCTGGAGGACGGCGGGTTCCGCGTACACGTACGGCTGCCGCTCCAGGCGGCCGCGGAGGAGGGGAAGTCCGCATGA
- the pspAA gene encoding PspA-associated protein PspAA — translation MIVRIMGEGQVKLDDSHFTELNKLDDELLAEMESGDVDGFRRTLTALLSAVRSMGTTLPDDSLEPSELILPAPDASLEEVREMLTEDGLIPGPAS, via the coding sequence GTGATCGTACGGATCATGGGGGAAGGGCAGGTGAAGCTGGACGACAGCCACTTCACCGAACTGAACAAGCTCGACGACGAGCTGCTCGCGGAGATGGAGTCGGGCGACGTCGACGGTTTCCGCCGCACCCTGACCGCGCTGCTCAGCGCCGTACGGTCGATGGGCACCACGCTGCCCGACGACTCGCTGGAGCCGTCCGAGCTGATCCTCCCCGCGCCCGACGCGAGCCTCGAAGAGGTGCGGGAGATGCTCACCGAGGACGGGCTCATCCCCGGGCCCGCCAGCTGA
- a CDS encoding response regulator transcription factor: MTIRVVLADDQALLRSAFRVLVDSEPDMEVVGEASDGAEAVAVTRRESADVVLMDIRMPGTDGIAATREISADASLEEVKVVILTTFEQDEYVLQSLRAGASGFLGKGAEPGELLTAIRIAAQGEALLSPAATKGLITKFLSQGGGSGDVREGQSVAGMDMLTVREREVLVLVAAGLSNDEIAKRLSVSPLTVKTHVNRTMSKLAARDRAQLVVAAYESGLVHPGS; the protein is encoded by the coding sequence ATGACGATCCGAGTGGTGCTGGCCGACGACCAGGCGCTGCTGCGCAGCGCGTTCCGGGTGCTGGTGGACTCGGAGCCCGACATGGAGGTCGTGGGGGAGGCGTCGGACGGAGCCGAGGCGGTCGCGGTCACGCGCCGGGAGAGCGCGGACGTGGTGCTGATGGACATCCGGATGCCCGGCACGGACGGCATCGCCGCCACCCGCGAGATCAGTGCGGACGCCTCGCTGGAGGAGGTGAAGGTGGTCATCCTGACGACCTTCGAGCAGGACGAGTACGTGCTGCAGTCGCTGCGCGCGGGCGCCTCCGGCTTCCTCGGCAAGGGCGCGGAACCGGGCGAGCTGCTGACCGCGATCCGCATCGCGGCGCAGGGGGAGGCGCTGCTGTCGCCGGCCGCGACGAAGGGGCTGATCACGAAGTTCCTGTCGCAGGGCGGCGGTTCGGGCGACGTACGGGAGGGGCAGAGCGTGGCCGGGATGGACATGCTGACCGTGCGGGAGCGCGAGGTGCTGGTGCTCGTGGCGGCCGGGCTGTCCAACGACGAGATCGCCAAGCGGCTGTCCGTCAGCCCGCTCACCGTGAAGACGCACGTCAACCGCACCATGTCCAAGCTGGCGGCGCGGGACCGCGCGCAGCTGGTGGTGGCGGCGTACGAGAGCGGGCTGGTGCACCCGGGGAGCTGA